In Felis catus isolate Fca126 chromosome A2, F.catus_Fca126_mat1.0, whole genome shotgun sequence, the following proteins share a genomic window:
- the LOC123383817 gene encoding uncharacterized protein LOC123383817 isoform X1, whose protein sequence is MFSCCFPRYRGSGCQKPQCAGLLRCWRGFLNPRWRCLRMFSRRSHKSHMPQMEENLNESPCSTSLKERRKPHAISTKPRWLRGTKVTRGDDNENCVRWTIDAGLLKQRVEHLVPAFLGRDPTYVSTFLGTYTTFTTTQKVLEVLFMRYGCFHSEAEEDGGPREQEKRAISSILGTWMDHYPEEFFRPPDFTSLKLLRAYVRVHMPGSELQRRARLLYSWRKHPLAAALEPRPDVPRERAPAISVVPTATSQPRLPEATSSPGAQRVRESETLTAATPPGHEEWTNEGGWMLLEQRVEHLVPAFLGGDPSYLFTFLSTYRAFATTQQVLEILFMRYGCFHSEAEEDGGPREQEKRAISSILGTWMDHYPEEFFRPPDFTSLMLLRAYVRIHMPGSELQRRARLLYSWRKHPLVAALEPRPDVPRERAPAISVVPTAALQPRLPEATSSPGAKRVRESETLTAASPPGQEVLPALADSQELEEPPAPLVVLEHEQPSAPAGGVTEGLEQPPAAAEQPASAPQQRLMSAAAPQDEFPHLDIAFFVMLGLGIEIFSVLMYYWLTLNT, encoded by the exons ATGTTCTCTTGTTGTTTTCCCAGGTACCGGGGCTCTGGATGCCAGAAACCCCAGTGCGCAGGATTACTCAGATGTTGGAGAGGTTTCCTTAACCCACGCTGGCGATGCCTCAGGATGTTTTCCAGGAGGTCACATAAG AGCCACATGCCACAGATGGAGGAGAACCTGAATGAGAGCCCCTGCTCTACTTCcctgaaggaaaggaggaagcccCATGCCATCAGCACGAAGCCGCGCTGGCTCAGG GGTACAAAGGTCACACGCGGGGATGATAATGAGAACTGTGTGCGGTGGACCATCGATGCAGGCCTGCTGAAGCAGCGAGTGGAACACCTCGTGCCCGCCTTCCTGGGGAGAGACCCCACATATGTCTCCACCTTCTTGGGCACGTACACAACCTTTACTACCACCCAAAAGGTCTTGGAAGTGTTGTTTATGAG atACGGATGCTTCCATtcggaggctgaggaggatggCGGACCCCGGGAGCAGGAGAAACG ggccatctcctccatcctgggcacctggatggatcacTACCCCGAGGAATTTTTCCGCCCTCCAGACTTCACCAGCTTGAAGCTGCTGCGGGCGTACGTAAGGGTCCACATGCCCGGCTCCGAGTTGCAGCGCCGCGCCCGCCTTCTCTACTCATGGCGGAAACACC CTTTGGCAGCAGCTCTAGAGCCCCGTCCAGACGTGCCTCGGGAGCGAGCCCCCGCTATCTCTGTGGTGCCCACTGCAACCTCGCAGCCCAGGCTGCCGGAAGCCACCAGTTCTCCTGGAGCTCAGCGCGTACGAGAATCGGAGACCCTCACTGCAGCGACCCCACCAGGGCATGAG gaATGGACCAACGAAGGAGGCTGGATGCTACTGGAACAGCGAGTGGAGCACCTGGTACCTGCTTTCCTGGGTGGAGACCCCTCCTACCTCTTCACATTTTTGAGCACGTACAGAGCTTTTGCTACCACCCAGCAGGTCCTGGAAATACTGTTTATGAG atACGGATGCTTCCATtcggaggctgaggaggatggCGGACCCCGGGAGCAGGAGAAACG ggccatctcctccatcctgggcacctggatggatcacTACCCCGAGGAATTTTTCCGCCCTCCAGACTTCACCAGCTTGATGCTGCTGCGGGCGTATGTAAGGATCCACatgccaggctccgagctgcagcGCCGCGCCCGCCTTCTCTACTCATGGCGGAAACACC CTTTGGTAGCAGCTCTAGAGCCCCGTCCAGACGTGCCTCGGGAGCGAGCCCCCGCTATCTCTGTGGTGCCCACTGCAGCCTTGCAGCCCAGGCTGCCTGAAGCCACCAGTTCTCCTGGAGCTAAGCGCGTACGAGAATCGGAGACCCTCACTGCAGCGTCCCCGCCAGGGCAGGAGGtactcccagctctggctgatagtcaggagctggaagagccaCCTGCCCCTTTGGTGGTCCTAGAGCATGAGCAGCCCTCAGCCCCAGCCGGCGGAGTCACGGAAGGGCTGGAGCAACCACCTGCTGCAGCTGAGCAACCAGCCTCAGCTCCCCAACAGCGGCTCATGTCGGCTGCAGCCCCACAGGATGAATTCCCTCACCTCGACATTGCGTTCTTTGTCATGTTAGGATTAGGCATAGAGATATTTAGTGTACTTATGTACTATTGGCTTACACTTAACACATAA
- the LOC123383817 gene encoding ral guanine nucleotide dissociation stimulator-like isoform X2, with the protein MFSCCFPRYRGSGCQKPQCAGLLRCWRGFLNPRWRCLRMFSRRSHKSHMPQMEENLNESPCSTSLKERRKPHAISTKPRWLRGTKVTRGDDNENCVRWTIDAGLLKQRVEHLVPAFLGRDPTYVSTFLGTYTTFTTTQKVLEVLFMRAISSILGTWMDHYPEEFFRPPDFTSLKLLRAYVRVHMPGSELQRRARLLYSWRKHPLAAALEPRPDVPRERAPAISVVPTATSQPRLPEATSSPGAQRVRESETLTAATPPGHEEWTNEGGWMLLEQRVEHLVPAFLGGDPSYLFTFLSTYRAFATTQQVLEILFMRYGCFHSEAEEDGGPREQEKRAISSILGTWMDHYPEEFFRPPDFTSLMLLRAYVRIHMPGSELQRRARLLYSWRKHPLVAALEPRPDVPRERAPAISVVPTAALQPRLPEATSSPGAKRVRESETLTAASPPGQEVLPALADSQELEEPPAPLVVLEHEQPSAPAGGVTEGLEQPPAAAEQPASAPQQRLMSAAAPQDEFPHLDIAFFVMLGLGIEIFSVLMYYWLTLNT; encoded by the exons ATGTTCTCTTGTTGTTTTCCCAGGTACCGGGGCTCTGGATGCCAGAAACCCCAGTGCGCAGGATTACTCAGATGTTGGAGAGGTTTCCTTAACCCACGCTGGCGATGCCTCAGGATGTTTTCCAGGAGGTCACATAAG AGCCACATGCCACAGATGGAGGAGAACCTGAATGAGAGCCCCTGCTCTACTTCcctgaaggaaaggaggaagcccCATGCCATCAGCACGAAGCCGCGCTGGCTCAGG GGTACAAAGGTCACACGCGGGGATGATAATGAGAACTGTGTGCGGTGGACCATCGATGCAGGCCTGCTGAAGCAGCGAGTGGAACACCTCGTGCCCGCCTTCCTGGGGAGAGACCCCACATATGTCTCCACCTTCTTGGGCACGTACACAACCTTTACTACCACCCAAAAGGTCTTGGAAGTGTTGTTTATGAG ggccatctcctccatcctgggcacctggatggatcacTACCCCGAGGAATTTTTCCGCCCTCCAGACTTCACCAGCTTGAAGCTGCTGCGGGCGTACGTAAGGGTCCACATGCCCGGCTCCGAGTTGCAGCGCCGCGCCCGCCTTCTCTACTCATGGCGGAAACACC CTTTGGCAGCAGCTCTAGAGCCCCGTCCAGACGTGCCTCGGGAGCGAGCCCCCGCTATCTCTGTGGTGCCCACTGCAACCTCGCAGCCCAGGCTGCCGGAAGCCACCAGTTCTCCTGGAGCTCAGCGCGTACGAGAATCGGAGACCCTCACTGCAGCGACCCCACCAGGGCATGAG gaATGGACCAACGAAGGAGGCTGGATGCTACTGGAACAGCGAGTGGAGCACCTGGTACCTGCTTTCCTGGGTGGAGACCCCTCCTACCTCTTCACATTTTTGAGCACGTACAGAGCTTTTGCTACCACCCAGCAGGTCCTGGAAATACTGTTTATGAG atACGGATGCTTCCATtcggaggctgaggaggatggCGGACCCCGGGAGCAGGAGAAACG ggccatctcctccatcctgggcacctggatggatcacTACCCCGAGGAATTTTTCCGCCCTCCAGACTTCACCAGCTTGATGCTGCTGCGGGCGTATGTAAGGATCCACatgccaggctccgagctgcagcGCCGCGCCCGCCTTCTCTACTCATGGCGGAAACACC CTTTGGTAGCAGCTCTAGAGCCCCGTCCAGACGTGCCTCGGGAGCGAGCCCCCGCTATCTCTGTGGTGCCCACTGCAGCCTTGCAGCCCAGGCTGCCTGAAGCCACCAGTTCTCCTGGAGCTAAGCGCGTACGAGAATCGGAGACCCTCACTGCAGCGTCCCCGCCAGGGCAGGAGGtactcccagctctggctgatagtcaggagctggaagagccaCCTGCCCCTTTGGTGGTCCTAGAGCATGAGCAGCCCTCAGCCCCAGCCGGCGGAGTCACGGAAGGGCTGGAGCAACCACCTGCTGCAGCTGAGCAACCAGCCTCAGCTCCCCAACAGCGGCTCATGTCGGCTGCAGCCCCACAGGATGAATTCCCTCACCTCGACATTGCGTTCTTTGTCATGTTAGGATTAGGCATAGAGATATTTAGTGTACTTATGTACTATTGGCTTACACTTAACACATAA
- the LOC123383817 gene encoding ral guanine nucleotide dissociation stimulator-like isoform X3: MFSRRSHKSHMPQMEENLNESPCSTSLKERRKPHAISTKPRWLRGTKVTRGDDNENCVRWTIDAGLLKQRVEHLVPAFLGRDPTYVSTFLGTYTTFTTTQKVLEVLFMRYGCFHSEAEEDGGPREQEKRAISSILGTWMDHYPEEFFRPPDFTSLKLLRAYVRVHMPGSELQRRARLLYSWRKHPLAAALEPRPDVPRERAPAISVVPTATSQPRLPEATSSPGAQRVRESETLTAATPPGHEEWTNEGGWMLLEQRVEHLVPAFLGGDPSYLFTFLSTYRAFATTQQVLEILFMRYGCFHSEAEEDGGPREQEKRAISSILGTWMDHYPEEFFRPPDFTSLMLLRAYVRIHMPGSELQRRARLLYSWRKHPLVAALEPRPDVPRERAPAISVVPTAALQPRLPEATSSPGAKRVRESETLTAASPPGQEVLPALADSQELEEPPAPLVVLEHEQPSAPAGGVTEGLEQPPAAAEQPASAPQQRLMSAAAPQDEFPHLDIAFFVMLGLGIEIFSVLMYYWLTLNT; the protein is encoded by the exons ATGTTTTCCAGGAGGTCACATAAG AGCCACATGCCACAGATGGAGGAGAACCTGAATGAGAGCCCCTGCTCTACTTCcctgaaggaaaggaggaagcccCATGCCATCAGCACGAAGCCGCGCTGGCTCAGG GGTACAAAGGTCACACGCGGGGATGATAATGAGAACTGTGTGCGGTGGACCATCGATGCAGGCCTGCTGAAGCAGCGAGTGGAACACCTCGTGCCCGCCTTCCTGGGGAGAGACCCCACATATGTCTCCACCTTCTTGGGCACGTACACAACCTTTACTACCACCCAAAAGGTCTTGGAAGTGTTGTTTATGAG atACGGATGCTTCCATtcggaggctgaggaggatggCGGACCCCGGGAGCAGGAGAAACG ggccatctcctccatcctgggcacctggatggatcacTACCCCGAGGAATTTTTCCGCCCTCCAGACTTCACCAGCTTGAAGCTGCTGCGGGCGTACGTAAGGGTCCACATGCCCGGCTCCGAGTTGCAGCGCCGCGCCCGCCTTCTCTACTCATGGCGGAAACACC CTTTGGCAGCAGCTCTAGAGCCCCGTCCAGACGTGCCTCGGGAGCGAGCCCCCGCTATCTCTGTGGTGCCCACTGCAACCTCGCAGCCCAGGCTGCCGGAAGCCACCAGTTCTCCTGGAGCTCAGCGCGTACGAGAATCGGAGACCCTCACTGCAGCGACCCCACCAGGGCATGAG gaATGGACCAACGAAGGAGGCTGGATGCTACTGGAACAGCGAGTGGAGCACCTGGTACCTGCTTTCCTGGGTGGAGACCCCTCCTACCTCTTCACATTTTTGAGCACGTACAGAGCTTTTGCTACCACCCAGCAGGTCCTGGAAATACTGTTTATGAG atACGGATGCTTCCATtcggaggctgaggaggatggCGGACCCCGGGAGCAGGAGAAACG ggccatctcctccatcctgggcacctggatggatcacTACCCCGAGGAATTTTTCCGCCCTCCAGACTTCACCAGCTTGATGCTGCTGCGGGCGTATGTAAGGATCCACatgccaggctccgagctgcagcGCCGCGCCCGCCTTCTCTACTCATGGCGGAAACACC CTTTGGTAGCAGCTCTAGAGCCCCGTCCAGACGTGCCTCGGGAGCGAGCCCCCGCTATCTCTGTGGTGCCCACTGCAGCCTTGCAGCCCAGGCTGCCTGAAGCCACCAGTTCTCCTGGAGCTAAGCGCGTACGAGAATCGGAGACCCTCACTGCAGCGTCCCCGCCAGGGCAGGAGGtactcccagctctggctgatagtcaggagctggaagagccaCCTGCCCCTTTGGTGGTCCTAGAGCATGAGCAGCCCTCAGCCCCAGCCGGCGGAGTCACGGAAGGGCTGGAGCAACCACCTGCTGCAGCTGAGCAACCAGCCTCAGCTCCCCAACAGCGGCTCATGTCGGCTGCAGCCCCACAGGATGAATTCCCTCACCTCGACATTGCGTTCTTTGTCATGTTAGGATTAGGCATAGAGATATTTAGTGTACTTATGTACTATTGGCTTACACTTAACACATAA